One Vicugna pacos chromosome X, VicPac4, whole genome shotgun sequence DNA window includes the following coding sequences:
- the LOC102545543 gene encoding histone H2B type F-M-like, with protein MAEPWSSRTSEELVDTEERKEAESKSPEQKTPKQETPVRRQRRRRRPADSFASFATYFRRVLKRVHTGLSLSREAVSVMDSFVKDIFERIASEAARLARSKNRVTITYEDIQSSVCLLLPGKFGKSAVSEGTNALIKYILCE; from the coding sequence ATGGCTGAGCCGTGGTCTTCCCGCACTTCGGAGGAGCTCGTGGACACCGAGGAGCGCAAAGAAGCCGAGTCCAAGAGCCCAGAGCAGAAGACGCCGAAGCAGGAGACACCCGTGCGCCGccaacgccgccgccgccgcccagcagACAGCTTCGCCAGTTTCGCCACTTACTTCCGCAGGGTGCTGAAGCGGGTGCACACAGGCCTGAGCCTCTCGCGGGAGGCCGTGAGCGTCATGGATTCGTTCGTTAAGGACATCTTCGAGCGCATCGCCAGCGAGGCCGCGCGCCTGGCCCGCTCCAAAAACCGCGTCACCATCACCTACGAAGACATCCAGAGCTCGGtgtgcctgctgctgcctgggaagTTCGGCAAGTCTGCCGTGTCCGAGGGCACTAACGCTCTCATCAAGTACATCTTATGCGAATGA